The Zhihengliuella sp. ISTPL4 genomic interval TCGGCTCCGTCGGCGTCATGATCGTGACCGGGCTCGTCCGGACGGCCCTCGGCGACGCCCCGGTCGCCTCCAGCGCGGAGTTCGCTGTGCAGGCTGAGAGCCTCAGCCAGGCGGCCGTGCTTCTGCTCGTCCTCCGCGCGTTTTCCAGCGGCTGCTCCGCGCTGACCGGGGTCGAGGCCGTGTCGAACGGCGTCCCCGCGTTCCGGGCGCCGAAGGTGCGCAACGCCCAGTCGACCCTCGTACTCATGGGCACCATCGCGATCTGCCTGTTCTCCGGCCTCACCGCCCTCGCCCTCATCGCCGGCGTGCACTACGCCGAGAACCCCTGCGACCTCATCGGCTTCGACTGCACGACCCCGCAGCCGAGCCTCATGGCGCAGATCGCCGCGGCGACGTTCGGTGGCGGCAGCATCCCCTTCTTCATCGTGCAGGCGGCCACGGCCTGCGTGCTGCTCCTCGCGGCGAACACCGCCTTCAACGGCTTCCCCCTGCTCGGGGCCGTGCTCGCGCGCGACGGCTACGCCCCGAAGTCGCTGAACACGCGCGGCGACCGGCTCGTGTTCTCCAACGGCATGATCCTCCTCGGGATCGCCGCGATCGCCGTGCTCGTGGTGTTCCAGGCGCGGTTGACGACGCTGATCCAGCTCTACATCATCGGCGTGTTCGTCTCCTTCTCTCTGGGCCAGATCGGCATGGTGCGGCACTGGCGACGACTGCTGCGTGCGCCCGTTCCGCCGAACGGCGACGGCGCCGCCGACCGGCGCTCGGCGCGCGTGGGGCTGCTCATCAACTCCGCCGGAGCGACGCTGACCGTGCTCGTGCTCGTCATCGTGACGATCACGAAGTTCACGCACGGCGCCTACCTCGTGTTCTTCGCCATCCCGGTGCTCGCGTTCCTCATGATCGGCGTCAAGCGGTACTACCGGGACGTCGAGCACGAGATCGCCATCGACGACACCACCCGCTTCGGTGCCTCGGGCGACGTCGCCATCGTCCTCGTGAACCATCTGCAGAAGCCGGTCATGAAGGCCATCGACTACGCCATCGCCGCCAAGCACGACAAGACCCTCGCGGTCCACGTGGCCGTCTCGCAGGAGGACGCCGCGCGCCTCCAGCAGGAGTGGGAGGACCACCTCGTGCCGGTTCCGCTCGTGATCGTCGAGTCGCCGTATCGCTCGTTCGCACAGCCGGTGACGCAGTTCATCCGGCAGTACCGCGAGAAGCACGGCTCCTCCGTCGTCACGGTCTACCTGCCGCAGTACATCGTGGGGCACTGGTGGGAGAGCTTCCTGCACAACCGGCGCGCCCGCCGCCTCGCGAACCAGCTCATGCTCGTGCACGGGGTGTCGATCACCCTGGTGCCGTGGCTGCTCGATTCGTCCGAGCTCATCTACGGCCGGCGCTCGCGTCCGCTCCCCGGTCAGGAGCGGGCAGGGCGGCCCGTCGTGGTGGCCGGCCGCCGGGCGCACCGCCCCGCCGGGCCGCCGTCCGAGTCCTGACGCTCCGCGGCGGCGTTCAGGTTCCGGCGAGGACTGCGCCGAGGATCGTCGCGGCCTCGGGGAAGCGGGACGGGTCGGCGCTCGCGTAGTTGAGCCGCACGTAGGAGCCGGACGGTTCCGCGGGGAACCACTCGCTCCCCGGCGCGATGACGAGCCCGCGCGCCGCGCACTCGCGGACGACCGCGGCGACGTCGGTGCCGTCCGGCAGCCGCAGCCAGAGGTTCAGCCCGCCGACCGGCACGGCCTCCACCAGCGCGGTCGGCGCCTGCGCGGCCAGGCATGACAGCAGCAGATCGCGCCGCGAGCGCAGCTGCTCCCGGAAGCCGCGGAGGTGTGTGCGCCAGGCCGGCTGCGTCACCACGTCGAGGGCCGCGGCCTGCAGGAGCCCGCTGACGTACATCGACTCCGCCGCGCGATCGGCGAGGATGCGATCCCGGGCGGGACCGCGCGCGATCACCGCCGCCACCCGCAGGGACGGCGACACGCTCTTCGTCAGCGAGCGCAGGTACACCACATGGCCGTCGTGGTCGGAGGCGGCCACGGGGCGCGGGTCGGCGTCGATGCCGAGGTCGTGCGCCCAGTCGTCCTCGATGAGGAAGGCGCCGTGGCGACGGACCGCGTCGAGCACGGCCTCCCCCGTCGCCGCCGGCCACTGCGCGCCGGTGGGGTTCGCGAACGTGGGCTGCGCGTAGAACGCGCGGGCTCCGGTCTCGGCGAGCGCCCTGTCGACCGCGTCCGGATCCGGACCCTGCGGCCCGGAGGGGACGGGAACGAGCACGACCCCCGCCTGCTCCGCCGCGAGCAGGGCGCCCCAGTAGGTCGGCGACTCGATGAGCAGCGGCCGGCCGACGCCGACGACCGCCCGGAAGATCGAGCTCAGTCCGCTCTGGCTCCCCGAGATGATGACGGCGTCGCGGGCGGTCGGCACCGTGATCCCCGCGGGGGCCGCCGCGGCCAGCTCCGTCGCGAACCACTCCTGCAGCCCGGGCTCGCCGGTTGCAGGCGAGCGGGTGAGGGCGGACGCGGTCCGGGAGGCGCGAACGAGGGCCTGACGGACGAGCCGCTCGGGGAGGAGATCCGGCGCGGGATACCCGGAGTGCAGTCCGATCGCGTCCGGCGAGGTCGGGCGCTGTGCCGAGGACAGGCCGTCCAGACGCACCGCGGCCGCTCCCAGGGCTCCGGACTGCCAGCCGTAGTCCGCCGGCAGCACCGAGCGCGCCGCGCGGACGAACGTGCCGACGCCGGGCCGCGCCTCGACGAGGCCGAGGCGGACGAGCTGCTGCACGGCCTTCTGCACGGTCACGGGACTCGCGGCGTACTCGGCCGTCAGCGCGCGATTCGAGGGGAGGCGGGCGCCGGGCGCGGCCGTGGCGATCCACGCCCGGAGGCCCGCCACGATGCGCGCAGTGCTATCCTGACTCATGAAAGAACACAGTAGCGTTATCCGCTCGAACGGAGCACTGCTATCCCGCGCCGCCGGTCCCGGGTGGGGGCTCCTGGGCGTCGTCGCGTTCTCGTTCACGCTCCCGTTCACGCGGATCGCGCTCAGCGGCGGACTCTCGCCGCTGTTCATCGGCTCCGCCCGCGCGGTCGTCGCCGCCGCGCTCGCCGCGGTCGTCCTCCTCGCGACCCGTCAGCGGCCGCCGAGCCCGGTCCAGGGGGCCCGACTCGCGGTCGTCGCCCTCGGAGTGGTCGCCGGCTTCCCCCTGCTGACCTCGTTCGCCATGACCACGACGCCGGCGAGTCACGGTGCGGTCGTGATCGGCCTCCTCCCCGCCGCGACCGCCGTCGCCGTCGTGCTGCGCACCCGCGAGCGCCCGTCCCCCTCGTTCTGGGTGTTCGCGCTCCTCGGGTCCGCGGCGGCCCTCGTCTTCGCGACGCTGCAGAACGGCACGCCCGGCGCCCTCCGCCCCGCCGACCTCCAGCTTTTCGGGGCCGTGATCGCGGCGGCCGTCGGCTACGCGGAGGGCGGCCTGCTGGCGCGCGAGCTCGGCGCCTGGCAGACGATCTCCTGGGCCCTGGTACTCGCCGCGCCCGTCATGCTCGCGGTGGCCGTCGCCGCCGGGGTCGCCGCCCCGCCCGTCGCCACCACCACCGCGTGGCTCGCGTTCGCCTACCTGGCCGCGGTCAGCATGTTCCTCGGATTCTTCGCCTGGTACCGCGGCCTCGCGATCGGCCCGATGGCGCAGGTGAGTCAGATCCAGCTCGTGCAGCCCGTCATGGGCATCACCTGGGCAGCCTTCCTCTTCCATGAGGACGTCGGCGGGGCCACGGTGCTCGGCGGGCTCGCCGTCGTCGCGTGCGCCGGACTCGCCGTCCGCACCCGCAGTTCCCCTCCCACCCCCGCCCGACAGGAGGCGCCATGCGTCACACCCCCCGCTACCTCATGACCGACCCCGACGAGGTCAAGCGCCTCATCCGCGCCCACCCGTGGGCGACGTTCGTCTCGCCGACCTCCGCCGGCCTCGTCGCCTCGCACTACCCGGTGCTGCTCGACGAGGACGAGGACGACATCGTGCTCGTGAGCCACTTCGGGCGTCCGGACGACGAGCTGCACGAGCTCGGTCGACACGAGATCCTGGTGATCATCCAGGGGCCGCACGACTACGTGTCCTCGAGCCTCTACGCACCGGGCGACCTCGTCCCGACGTGGAACCATGTCACCGCGCACCTCTCCGGCACCCCCGAGATCCTCACCGCGGAGGAGAACTACGCCATGCTGACCCGGCTCACCGACCACTTCGAGGGTGGGCAGCCGCACGGGCGGAGCCTCATGGAGGACGAGCCCGGCACCCGGCGGGCCGCGAAGGGCACGGTGGGCCTGCGCCTCCGGGTCACCCGCTTCGACGCGCGCGCCAAGCTCAGCCAGAACAAGGCCCCCGAGGTGCGGGAGCGCATCGCCGCCCGCTTCGACGCGGTCAACCCCGCCCTGGCTGCCGAGATGCGTCGCTGACCCCCGCTCGAGTCGCGCGAATGGCTGCATCCGGCGCGGATTTGCAGCATAGTGCGCGATTCGAAACGGGGGCAGCCGTGAGCAACCCGCATGCATCCGGGGGACGGGCGTAGGGGAACCGTGAGGATCGGCGGAGGCGGCCGGACGGCGCAGTTGGATCGAGGACGTGCTCGACATCATCTACCTCGCGCTGACCCTGGCGCTGTTCGCCCTCGTGTCCCTCATCGTCAAGGCAGTGGACCGCGCATGATCGTCTTCGAGATCGTCGCCGCCGTCCTCGCCGTCGCCGCGATCGTCTACCTGGTCGTGGCGCTCGTCGCCCCGGAGCGCTTCTGATGGACGCGGCCCTCCTGTACGGCGTCCTTCAGATCACGGCCGTCGTGGTCGTGCTCGTGCTCCTTTACCGCCCGCTCGGCGACTACATCGCGCACGTCTACACCTCCGGACGCGACCTGCGCATCGAGCGCGGGCTCTACCGGGTGATCGGCGTCGACCCCCGCTCCGAGCAGACCTGGCGCGCCTATGCCCGCAGCGTGCTGCTGTTCTCGCTCGTCGGCCTCCTGCTCGTCTACGGGCTGCAGCGGCTCCAAGCCTTCCTCCCCGCCTCGCTGGGTCTGCCCGCCGTGCCGGAGGGACTCGCGTTCAACACCGCGGCCTCCTTCGTCGCGAACACCAACTGGCAGTCCTACTCGCCCGAGCAGACCATGGGCTACACGGTGCAGCTCGCCGGCCTCACCGTGCAGAACTTCGTCTCCGCCGCGGTCGGCCTCACCATCGCCGTCGCCCTCATCCGCGGTCTCGCGCGCCGCGGCTCCGCGACGATCGGCAACTTCTGGGTCGACCTCACCCGCGGCCTGGGGCGGCTGCTCCTCCCGCTCGCTCTGATCGGCGCGGTGGCTCTGCTGGCGGGCGGCGTGATCCAGAACGTGAACGGCTTCACCGATGTCGCCACGGTCTCCGGCGGCGCGCAGACGATCCCCGGCGGTCCGGTCGCGTCGCAGGAGGCCATCAAACTGCTCGGCACCAACGGCGGCGGCTTCTTCAACGCCAACTCCGCCCACCCCTTCGAGAACCCGACCGGGTGGACCAACCTCCTCGAGGTCCTGCTGATCCTCGTGATCCCGTTCGCCCTCCCCCGCACGTTCGGCCGACTGGTGGGCGACCACCGCCAGGGGTACGCGATCGTCGCGGTCATGGGCACCCTGTTCCTCGCCTCGCTCGCCGCCCTCTCAGCCCTGGAGCTGGCGGGACGCGGCGCCGCGCCCGAACTCGCCGGGGCGGCGATGGAGGGCAAGGAGCAACGCTTCGGCATCCTCGGGTCGACCCTCTTCGGCAGCGCGAGCACCCTCACCTCGACCGGGGCCGTGAACTCGATGCACGACTCCTCCACCGCGCTCGGCGGCATGATGCCGATGCTGAACATGATGCTCGGCGAGGTCGCGCCGGGCGGCGTCGGGTCCGGCCTGTACGGGATGCTCGTGCTCGCGATCGTCG includes:
- a CDS encoding APC family permease; this translates as MSPDVSEQTRPTPDAPPRAKRILLGDPLTSAQVDEQLLPKRMALPIFASDALSSVAYAPQELVMILLIGGLTFLSFTPLVAAAVVVLLLVVVLSYRQLIKAYPSGGGDYEVASKNLGEVPGVIVAAALLVDYVLTVAVSVASGVDNIISAVPGLDPLRVELAVGFVVLIIIVNLRGVREASLVFAIPTYVFIGSVGVMIVTGLVRTALGDAPVASSAEFAVQAESLSQAAVLLLVLRAFSSGCSALTGVEAVSNGVPAFRAPKVRNAQSTLVLMGTIAICLFSGLTALALIAGVHYAENPCDLIGFDCTTPQPSLMAQIAAATFGGGSIPFFIVQAATACVLLLAANTAFNGFPLLGAVLARDGYAPKSLNTRGDRLVFSNGMILLGIAAIAVLVVFQARLTTLIQLYIIGVFVSFSLGQIGMVRHWRRLLRAPVPPNGDGAADRRSARVGLLINSAGATLTVLVLVIVTITKFTHGAYLVFFAIPVLAFLMIGVKRYYRDVEHEIAIDDTTRFGASGDVAIVLVNHLQKPVMKAIDYAIAAKHDKTLAVHVAVSQEDAARLQQEWEDHLVPVPLVIVESPYRSFAQPVTQFIRQYREKHGSSVVTVYLPQYIVGHWWESFLHNRRARRLANQLMLVHGVSITLVPWLLDSSELIYGRRSRPLPGQERAGRPVVVAGRRAHRPAGPPSES
- a CDS encoding aminotransferase-like domain-containing protein, giving the protein MSQDSTARIVAGLRAWIATAAPGARLPSNRALTAEYAASPVTVQKAVQQLVRLGLVEARPGVGTFVRAARSVLPADYGWQSGALGAAAVRLDGLSSAQRPTSPDAIGLHSGYPAPDLLPERLVRQALVRASRTASALTRSPATGEPGLQEWFATELAAAAPAGITVPTARDAVIISGSQSGLSSIFRAVVGVGRPLLIESPTYWGALLAAEQAGVVLVPVPSGPQGPDPDAVDRALAETGARAFYAQPTFANPTGAQWPAATGEAVLDAVRRHGAFLIEDDWAHDLGIDADPRPVAASDHDGHVVYLRSLTKSVSPSLRVAAVIARGPARDRILADRAAESMYVSGLLQAAALDVVTQPAWRTHLRGFREQLRSRRDLLLSCLAAQAPTALVEAVPVGGLNLWLRLPDGTDVAAVVRECAARGLVIAPGSEWFPAEPSGSYVRLNYASADPSRFPEAATILGAVLAGT
- a CDS encoding DMT family transporter, whose translation is MKEHSSVIRSNGALLSRAAGPGWGLLGVVAFSFTLPFTRIALSGGLSPLFIGSARAVVAAALAAVVLLATRQRPPSPVQGARLAVVALGVVAGFPLLTSFAMTTTPASHGAVVIGLLPAATAVAVVLRTRERPSPSFWVFALLGSAAALVFATLQNGTPGALRPADLQLFGAVIAAAVGYAEGGLLARELGAWQTISWALVLAAPVMLAVAVAAGVAAPPVATTTAWLAFAYLAAVSMFLGFFAWYRGLAIGPMAQVSQIQLVQPVMGITWAAFLFHEDVGGATVLGGLAVVACAGLAVRTRSSPPTPARQEAPCVTPPATS
- a CDS encoding FMN-binding negative transcriptional regulator, translating into MRHTPRYLMTDPDEVKRLIRAHPWATFVSPTSAGLVASHYPVLLDEDEDDIVLVSHFGRPDDELHELGRHEILVIIQGPHDYVSSSLYAPGDLVPTWNHVTAHLSGTPEILTAEENYAMLTRLTDHFEGGQPHGRSLMEDEPGTRRAAKGTVGLRLRVTRFDARAKLSQNKAPEVRERIAARFDAVNPALAAEMRR
- a CDS encoding potassium-transporting ATPase subunit F is translated as MIVFEIVAAVLAVAAIVYLVVALVAPERF
- the kdpA gene encoding potassium-transporting ATPase subunit KdpA, which encodes MDAALLYGVLQITAVVVVLVLLYRPLGDYIAHVYTSGRDLRIERGLYRVIGVDPRSEQTWRAYARSVLLFSLVGLLLVYGLQRLQAFLPASLGLPAVPEGLAFNTAASFVANTNWQSYSPEQTMGYTVQLAGLTVQNFVSAAVGLTIAVALIRGLARRGSATIGNFWVDLTRGLGRLLLPLALIGAVALLAGGVIQNVNGFTDVATVSGGAQTIPGGPVASQEAIKLLGTNGGGFFNANSAHPFENPTGWTNLLEVLLILVIPFALPRTFGRLVGDHRQGYAIVAVMGTLFLASLAALSALELAGRGAAPELAGAAMEGKEQRFGILGSTLFGSASTLTSTGAVNSMHDSSTALGGMMPMLNMMLGEVAPGGVGSGLYGMLVLAIVAVFVGGLLVGRTPEWLGKRIGPREMTLASLSILVVPVLVLGGTALSFAIPGIREDVESTSILNPGVHGMSEVLYAFTSAANNNGSAFAGLTANTPWFNTALGVAMLLGRFVPIVLVLALAGSFAAQERVPATTGTLPTHRPQFVGLLLTVTVVVTALTYFPVLALGPLAEGL